One segment of Mugil cephalus isolate CIBA_MC_2020 chromosome 14, CIBA_Mcephalus_1.1, whole genome shotgun sequence DNA contains the following:
- the LOC125019928 gene encoding uncharacterized protein LOC125019928 isoform X9 yields MFLLVFVVLLGTVVTVNSDQPEVELFSDNVNVGAETGRHRILTCRARGFNTSDIVLNIKKNHCVLTEEDGVETSGVKPYGDTYWRRDNVIILKSDKSHYSCEVSHTASSFRVVKVWDPDSVGGGRIISSMFKDTTKPALFMFPENSEVQTKVILVCLASGFYPNNIILKMKRNGRILTTEDGVKSSGFCSNEDNTFQRSDSVEIKRSDQSDYSCEVIHDASGSHVEKIWDHRLPDDSSEHSTGDNGHRTGAIIGAVIGGLVLLLVVVVVVVLVVLRRLGIRGAAANNSAINYIPAKSVDPAAPSPDDNTGKTIIKAKPVDPAAPSTDDNTGQTIIKGL; encoded by the exons ATGttcctgctggtgtttgtagttCTTCTGGGGACAGTAGTGACGGTAAACAGCG atcaACCTGAGGTGGAGCTGTTTTCAGATAACGTCAATGTTGGTGCAGAGACTGGTCGTCACAGGATTTTAACATGTAGAGCCAGAGGCTTCAACACATCAGACATCGTCctgaacatcaagaagaatCACTGTGTTCTGACTGAAGAGGACGGAGTGGAGACTTCAGGAGTTAAACCATATGGTGACACCTACTGGAGAAGAGACAATGTCAtcattttaaagtctgacaAATCtcattacagctgtgaagtcagtCATACTGCATCCAGTTTTCGTGTTGTGAAGGTTTGGG atcCTGACTCTGTTGGAGGAGGACGGATAATTTCATCTATGTTTAAAGACACAA ctaAACCTGCTCTGTTCATGTTTCCGGAGAACTCTGAAGTTCAGACCAAGGTCATTTTGGTGTGTCTGGCCTCAGGCTTCTACCCAAACAACATCATCCTGAAAATGAAGAGGAACGGCCGTATTCTAACCACAGAGGACGGAGTGAAGAGTTCAGGATTTTGTTCAAATGAAGACAACACCTTCCAGAGAAGCGACTCTGTTGAGATTAAAAGATCAGACCAGTCtgattacagctgtgaagtcattcatgaTGCATCTGGTTCACATGTGGAGAAGATTTGGG ATCATCGTCTTCCTGATGACTCTAGTGAACACAGCACTGGAGATAATGGACACAGAACTGGTGCCATCATTGGTGCAGTGATAGGAGGCCTGGTCCTGCTCctggttgtagttgtggttgtggtgctGGTGGTTTTGAGGAGACTAGGCATCCGTG gagCTGCTGCTAATAATTCTGCAATAAACTATATCCCAG cTAAATCAGTGGATCCTGCTGCTCCTTCACCAg ATGATAACACCGGAAAGACAATCATCAAAG
- the LOC125019928 gene encoding uncharacterized protein LOC125019928 isoform X8 gives MFLLVFVVLLGTVVTVNSDQPEVELFSDNVNVGAETGRHRILTCRARGFNTSDIVLNIKKNHCVLTEEDGVETSGVKPYGDTYWRRDNVIILKSDKSHYSCEVSHTASSFRVVKVWDPDSVGGGRIISSMFKDTTKPALFMFPENSEVQTKVILVCLASGFYPNNIILKMKRNGRILTTEDGVKSSGFCSNEDNTFQRSDSVEIKRSDQSDYSCEVIHDASGSHVEKIWDHRLPDDSSEHSTGDNGHRTGAIIGAVIGGLVLLLVVVVVVVLVVLRRLGIRGAAANNSAINYIPAKSVDPAAPSPDDNTGKTIIKDDNTGHTIIKAKPVDPAAPSTDDNTGQTIIKGL, from the exons ATGttcctgctggtgtttgtagttCTTCTGGGGACAGTAGTGACGGTAAACAGCG atcaACCTGAGGTGGAGCTGTTTTCAGATAACGTCAATGTTGGTGCAGAGACTGGTCGTCACAGGATTTTAACATGTAGAGCCAGAGGCTTCAACACATCAGACATCGTCctgaacatcaagaagaatCACTGTGTTCTGACTGAAGAGGACGGAGTGGAGACTTCAGGAGTTAAACCATATGGTGACACCTACTGGAGAAGAGACAATGTCAtcattttaaagtctgacaAATCtcattacagctgtgaagtcagtCATACTGCATCCAGTTTTCGTGTTGTGAAGGTTTGGG atcCTGACTCTGTTGGAGGAGGACGGATAATTTCATCTATGTTTAAAGACACAA ctaAACCTGCTCTGTTCATGTTTCCGGAGAACTCTGAAGTTCAGACCAAGGTCATTTTGGTGTGTCTGGCCTCAGGCTTCTACCCAAACAACATCATCCTGAAAATGAAGAGGAACGGCCGTATTCTAACCACAGAGGACGGAGTGAAGAGTTCAGGATTTTGTTCAAATGAAGACAACACCTTCCAGAGAAGCGACTCTGTTGAGATTAAAAGATCAGACCAGTCtgattacagctgtgaagtcattcatgaTGCATCTGGTTCACATGTGGAGAAGATTTGGG ATCATCGTCTTCCTGATGACTCTAGTGAACACAGCACTGGAGATAATGGACACAGAACTGGTGCCATCATTGGTGCAGTGATAGGAGGCCTGGTCCTGCTCctggttgtagttgtggttgtggtgctGGTGGTTTTGAGGAGACTAGGCATCCGTG gagCTGCTGCTAATAATTCTGCAATAAACTATATCCCAG cTAAATCAGTGGATCCTGCTGCTCCTTCACCAg ATGATAACACCGGAAAGACAATCATCAAAG
- the LOC125019928 gene encoding uncharacterized protein LOC125019928 isoform X7 yields MFLLVFVVLLGTVVTVNSDQPEVELFSDNVNVGAETGRHRILTCRARGFNTSDIVLNIKKNHCVLTEEDGVETSGVKPYGDTYWRRDNVIILKSDKSHYSCEVSHTASSFRVVKVWDPDSVGGGRIISSMFKDTTKPALFMFPENSEVQTKVILVCLASGFYPNNIILKMKRNGRILTTEDGVKSSGFCSNEDNTFQRSDSVEIKRSDQSDYSCEVIHDASGSHVEKIWDHRLPDDSSEHSTGDNGHRTGAIIGAVIGGLVLLLVVVVVVVLVVLRRLGIRGAAANNSAINYIPAKSVDPAAPSPDDNTGKTIIKDDNTGHTIIKAKPVDPAAPSTDDNTGQTIIKGRSG; encoded by the exons ATGttcctgctggtgtttgtagttCTTCTGGGGACAGTAGTGACGGTAAACAGCG atcaACCTGAGGTGGAGCTGTTTTCAGATAACGTCAATGTTGGTGCAGAGACTGGTCGTCACAGGATTTTAACATGTAGAGCCAGAGGCTTCAACACATCAGACATCGTCctgaacatcaagaagaatCACTGTGTTCTGACTGAAGAGGACGGAGTGGAGACTTCAGGAGTTAAACCATATGGTGACACCTACTGGAGAAGAGACAATGTCAtcattttaaagtctgacaAATCtcattacagctgtgaagtcagtCATACTGCATCCAGTTTTCGTGTTGTGAAGGTTTGGG atcCTGACTCTGTTGGAGGAGGACGGATAATTTCATCTATGTTTAAAGACACAA ctaAACCTGCTCTGTTCATGTTTCCGGAGAACTCTGAAGTTCAGACCAAGGTCATTTTGGTGTGTCTGGCCTCAGGCTTCTACCCAAACAACATCATCCTGAAAATGAAGAGGAACGGCCGTATTCTAACCACAGAGGACGGAGTGAAGAGTTCAGGATTTTGTTCAAATGAAGACAACACCTTCCAGAGAAGCGACTCTGTTGAGATTAAAAGATCAGACCAGTCtgattacagctgtgaagtcattcatgaTGCATCTGGTTCACATGTGGAGAAGATTTGGG ATCATCGTCTTCCTGATGACTCTAGTGAACACAGCACTGGAGATAATGGACACAGAACTGGTGCCATCATTGGTGCAGTGATAGGAGGCCTGGTCCTGCTCctggttgtagttgtggttgtggtgctGGTGGTTTTGAGGAGACTAGGCATCCGTG gagCTGCTGCTAATAATTCTGCAATAAACTATATCCCAG cTAAATCAGTGGATCCTGCTGCTCCTTCACCAg ATGATAACACCGGAAAGACAATCATCAAAG